The following DNA comes from Pleuronectes platessa chromosome 9, fPlePla1.1, whole genome shotgun sequence.
TACTGACCAAAGTGATAGGTGAGCAGGAGAGTCCAGCCATGCAGCTGAATGAGTCTGAAGCTCAGACACTGGCTCCAGAGCCATGTGAGCAGCAGATACTGCAGGAGGACAACGCTGGCCACTCCAGCAGAGATTCCACCAGCAACATGTCCCTGCACTGctggctgcagctcctcaccaGGGATTCCACCATGGTGTTTCAAGGAGAATACTCCAGCCTGGTGGTGCGTATCATGATAGCGTGTGTCTACTCTATAGTCTGTGCACTCGGGCTGGTGGGAAACTCGCTGGCTCTGTATCTGCTGCACTCGCGCTACAGGCAGAAGCAGTCGTCCATCAACTGCTTCGTGATGGGTCTGGCCATCACAGACCTCCAGTTTGTCCTCACTCTACCTTTCTGGGCAGTGGACACAGCCCTGGACTTCCGTTGGCCATTTGGCCGTGTGATGTGCAAAATCATCAGCTCTGTTACCACCATGAACATGTACGCCAGCGTGTTCTTCCTCACAGCTATGAGCGTGGCACGATATTACTCTATCTCCACTGCAATGAAGATGCACAGCAGACGTGCAGCAGCTGCCAGGGCCAAGTGCACAAGCCTTGGCATCTGGGCTGTCTCTCTGCTGGCCACTTTGCCCCACGCCATCTACTCTACCAGTGCCCAGGTATCAGATGAGGAGCTATGCCTGGTGCGCTTTCCAGACACAGGCAGTTGGGATCCGCAGCTTCTCTTGGGTCTATACCAGCTGCAAAAGGTTCTGCTGGGCTTCCTCATTCCTCTCATCATAATTACAGTCTGCTATCTCCTGCTTCTGCGCTTGATCCTCACCCGAAGAATAGCCGGTGCATCGAGCACAGAAAGTGAGCAGGGTCGGCAAAACCGGCGCTCCAAAGTCACCAAATCCATCATCATCGTGGTTCTTTCCTTCTTCCTGTGCTGGCTGCCCAACCAGGCGCTGACTCTGTGGGGGGTGCTCATAAAGTTCGACCTTGTGCCCTTCAGCAAGGCTTTCTACAATGTGCAGGAGTACGCCTTCCCCCTGACTGTGTGCTTGGCTCACACCAACAGCTGCCTCAACCCCGTGCTCTACTGCCTGGTCCGCACGGAGTTTCGGGCTGCTCTCAAGGAACTTCTCCTCCGCGCCACTCCATCCTTCAGGAGCCTGACTCATCTGCTGCGTCGCAAAGCCAAAGTGGCTGAGGCGCCGCCAGGGCTGGTGCTGGTCCAAATGGATGTCTGACAGGACGACTAGCTCACTGTGACAGAGCAGCTGATGGAGTGAGGGACAAAGTGAATAAGTGATAGCTGCCCATATAAAACTTTTGATCTGGATCTATTTACCATGACACTGTGTTTATCTCAGCCCTGTCAGCCCCCCATACATCTGCGTGACTTTGGAAACAACACCATCATAATGGACCACCCATCGCTATGCGCCCCAATTTCAACGCACGCTCCAAGATTCACTGAGCGACTCTCTGGCTGtttgtctcgctctctctcttcctctgactGGCAGCCCTTGAACTGCACCCTGGTAAATTCTCATGAATATGTATAGATGTCGATCACAAATGAGATTAAAATAGTCGCAGCTCTCAGACATCTCTGAGACGAATCCGCTCAATCTGATA
Coding sequences within:
- the rxfp3.2b gene encoding relaxin family peptide receptor 3.2b, with product MQLNESEAQTLAPEPCEQQILQEDNAGHSSRDSTSNMSLHCWLQLLTRDSTMVFQGEYSSLVVRIMIACVYSIVCALGLVGNSLALYLLHSRYRQKQSSINCFVMGLAITDLQFVLTLPFWAVDTALDFRWPFGRVMCKIISSVTTMNMYASVFFLTAMSVARYYSISTAMKMHSRRAAAARAKCTSLGIWAVSLLATLPHAIYSTSAQVSDEELCLVRFPDTGSWDPQLLLGLYQLQKVLLGFLIPLIIITVCYLLLLRLILTRRIAGASSTESEQGRQNRRSKVTKSIIIVVLSFFLCWLPNQALTLWGVLIKFDLVPFSKAFYNVQEYAFPLTVCLAHTNSCLNPVLYCLVRTEFRAALKELLLRATPSFRSLTHLLRRKAKVAEAPPGLVLVQMDV